The segment AGCCATTCACCCAGGCGACATTCTCACCGCCTCAAATGGCAAAACGATCGAGATCAATAACACCGACGCAGAAGGACGATTAACCCTTGCAGACGCATTGGTATATACCGAGAAACTGGAAGTAGACGCGATCGTCGATCTCGCAACGTTGACCGGAGCTTGTGTGATTGCTTTGGGTGATAACATTGCGGGCTTGTGGAGTCCGAACGATGAACTCGCAGATCAGCTGCTCAAAGCCAGTGGAGAGTCCGGTGAAAAACTGTGGCGGATGCCGATGGAAGAGAAGTACTTCGAGAGTATGAAGTCGGGCATTGCAGATATGAAAAACACGGGTGCGCGTGCTGGTGGTGCTATCTCCGCCGCAATCTTTCTGAAGCAATTTGTCAAAGATACGCCTTGGGCGCATTTAGATGTAGCAGGTCCCGTTTGGGCAGATAAAGAGAATGGCTACAACGGAGCAGGCGCGACTGGATATGGAGTGAGATTGCTCGTTGATTGGGTGATGAGTTAAGCGATCGTAATTTGTGAGATGACTCAGTTCATCTCACAAATTACCAAGATTCGTACTGAGTTAAAAACATTACTTGATGTAAGAGCATGACTTAAGTTCTCCCCCCGGACAAGAATTCTTGAGAAAAGTTCAACTCTTTTCTCAAGAAGGGAATTCTGGGTGAAACTTCCTTTCTCTTACTTATGGCAGATGTCAATTACAGGCTCTTGGAGTTACATCGTTTTCCCATCGGTCTGAAACAAAATCCACTTCAACTTCTAAACCATCTTTGGGAAGGAGTAAGTTATGGGCTTGCTCTGCTAGAAGTCTTAAAGCAAGAACAAACATTTCGCTACGTCGCAGCAAATTCAAAATTTGCTGCGATGAGTTCGGTTGACATCGAGCATTTAATTGGTCAAACCCTCAACGAAGCTCTACCAACAGAAACTACCCGAATCTATCACGACTGTTGTTGGCAGTGTATTCACTCAAATCAGCCGATTACTTTTGAACAAAGCTTCGATCGCAATGGACAGAAAAGTTGGTGGCAGATCACGATCAATCCCCTGAAAAATCAAGACGAACAGATTGATCAAGTCCTGATCAGTGCTATCGACATCAGCGATCGCATCCAAACAGACATGGAACAACAGCAAGCTTATGCCACTCTGGCAAAAAGTGAAGCAAAATTCCGTCATTTAGTTGAAAATGCGAATGATTTAATCACAACCTGGACTCTAGACGGTACGATTACTTACCTCTCTCCCGGTTTCTATACCCTGTACGGTCATTCGCCAGACAAGTGGGTGGGTCGATCGTTTGCTCCACTTGCTCATCCTGACGATCTGCCTGGATGTCTCATGGCAAGTCAACAAGCGGTTGAAACAGGCAAAAAACATTCAGGTATTGAGTTTCGGCGACAGTACCAACAAGGGAACTGGCTATGGTCATCGATCAACATGGTTCCGATTCAAGATGCAGACGGAAAAATCACGTCTGTGCAAGGCATTATCCGAGATATTCATGCCTCCAAACAGCAGCAAGCGGCACTTCGCTTTATTGTGGAAGAAACCGTGTCAAAAACGGGAGACGAGTTCTTTCGCAGTTGTGTGCGATCGCTGAGTGAGATTTTTCAAACGCAGTACGCTTTTATTACTCAGTGTACTGATCAAACTTATTCTCAGTGTGACATGCTGGTGTTCTGGACAGGGCAACACTTTGCCGAGCCTTATACTTTTAATCTGGCGAAAACACCTTGCGAATATGTGTTGCAGAACAAAGTGGGTCTCTTTCTAGAATCGCTGCAAACTCAATTTCCAGATGACCCCAATCTCGCGACTTTACAGGCTGAAAGCTATCTCGGTGCAGCGATTACCGATTCTCAAGGTCAAGCGATCGGAACGATCGGGGTCATCGATACGCGACATTTCGCCGAGAATGTGGAAACCGCTCAATCTATTTTGCAACTTTTTGCGGCAAGAGTTGGCGTAGAAATGGAGCGGAATACTGCCGAAGCTGCACTCAGAGAGTATGCGGAACGTCAAGCCTTGATCAATCGGTTAACGAATCAGATCCGGAATTCACTCGATGTGAACAGTATTCTCGAAACTACGATTCAGGAGCTTTACACATTACTCCAAGTCGATTGGTGCGCCTTTACTTGGTACGATCCGAGCGTAACGCCTGCGGTTTGGAAGGTTGTCGCTGATCAATCTCATCATCAATCGAGTTTGGTGGGTTCCTGTTCACCTGATCTCATTGGCTCAACGGATGAAATTATCCCCCACCTAGATACAATTCGCATTGATCAAGCCGAGAGCTATCAAGAACCGAGCCATCGAGCCTCTCTGATGGCATCGGGAGTTCAGTCACGGCTCTGTGTTCCCATTCAAACTCAACGGGAACAGATCGGCATGATTCTCTGTGACCATCAGCAACAGCAGCATACCTGGACAGATCGAGAAGTTGAGCTAGTTCAGGCAGTTGCCGATCAACTCGCGATCGCAATTAATCAAGCCGATCTCTATGAGCAAAGTCGGAGCAAGAGCAAGACACTCCAAGCAACCTTGAAAGAGCTACGGCAAACTCAAGCCCAGATGATTCAGAGTGAAAAAATGTCGAGTTTGGGGCAGTTGGTCGCAGGAATTGCTCATGAGATCAATAATCCGGTCAACTTCATTCATGGCAATGTGAATTATGTGGATGAATACGCTCGCGGTTTATTAGAGCTTGTGACGCTCTATCAGCAAAGCTACCCCGAATCGACGGATGCAATCTCAGAGAAAATCGAAGACCTAGATCTCGATTTTGTTCGCCACGATTTACCTAAGCTTTTAGACTCGATGCAGGTTGGCACTGAGCGAATTCGAGAAATTGTGAAATCACTGCGTTTGTTTTCTCGGTTGGACGAGTCCGAATTTAAGCCTGTCAATCTTCATGATGGGATTGAGAGTACGTTGATGATTCTACAAAATCGTCTCA is part of the Leptolyngbya boryana PCC 6306 genome and harbors:
- a CDS encoding PAS domain S-box protein; its protein translation is MADVNYRLLELHRFPIGLKQNPLQLLNHLWEGVSYGLALLEVLKQEQTFRYVAANSKFAAMSSVDIEHLIGQTLNEALPTETTRIYHDCCWQCIHSNQPITFEQSFDRNGQKSWWQITINPLKNQDEQIDQVLISAIDISDRIQTDMEQQQAYATLAKSEAKFRHLVENANDLITTWTLDGTITYLSPGFYTLYGHSPDKWVGRSFAPLAHPDDLPGCLMASQQAVETGKKHSGIEFRRQYQQGNWLWSSINMVPIQDADGKITSVQGIIRDIHASKQQQAALRFIVEETVSKTGDEFFRSCVRSLSEIFQTQYAFITQCTDQTYSQCDMLVFWTGQHFAEPYTFNLAKTPCEYVLQNKVGLFLESLQTQFPDDPNLATLQAESYLGAAITDSQGQAIGTIGVIDTRHFAENVETAQSILQLFAARVGVEMERNTAEAALREYAERQALINRLTNQIRNSLDVNSILETTIQELYTLLQVDWCAFTWYDPSVTPAVWKVVADQSHHQSSLVGSCSPDLIGSTDEIIPHLDTIRIDQAESYQEPSHRASLMASGVQSRLCVPIQTQREQIGMILCDHQQQQHTWTDREVELVQAVADQLAIAINQADLYEQSRSKSKTLQATLKELRQTQAQMIQSEKMSSLGQLVAGIAHEINNPVNFIHGNVNYVDEYARGLLELVTLYQQSYPESTDAISEKIEDLDLDFVRHDLPKLLDSMQVGTERIREIVKSLRLFSRLDESEFKPVNLHDGIESTLMILQNRLKSRQSDSEIEVIKNYGALPLIECFAGQLNQVFMNILTNAIDAVEEKRSRIPSHPATIQITTAVTEDQQAIIRFADNGIGIPESIQAQIFDPFFTTKPIGQGTGMGMSISYQIVTEKHRGQIICHSTPDHGTEFVVQIPIHQIRPQQ